A stretch of Flavobacterium sp. N1994 DNA encodes these proteins:
- a CDS encoding DUF4270 domain-containing protein, with amino-acid sequence MYKKTFLHPLLFGLVTILFISCDKDYNEIGTNIVGDDHFGFEVDTTSTIKAYNQKLGEIASNNLPINALGFYTNPAFGTTQANFVTQVELAAINPTFNNTTPGDYSTDIGHGPTAIDSVVMEIPYFKTLKTANTDGTNIYRLDSIYGAKPYDIETPAEVSSKFKLSIFQSNYFLRDLDPDQSLIEQQLYYTGQNQDDVINNNKIPVLLNDAPLVNVTDGIQNADGHENDNFYFDKREHKTKSLASDGVTPVYTRSVPSMRLHLNKTIFANLIFNAPSGKLTDNTTFKNYFRGLYFKVENGNPGNMAMLNFKGGKITLYYNEDNKTTSSTGVVTYTRENKSFILNLTGNSISLLKNSLENTDYLNAANSSQEASEIYLKGGQGSMAYIDLFGSTDTKGYVLNSAYNSNLPISATNQKYTLTGPNGKPDEIDDIIYNGWLINEANLTFNIKKSAMSDTKTIEPNRIFLYDLTHKKALVDYTYDGTTDSSYPKNNKYIFGGILLDNNNAILKQRDATTGEITNKGTKYKIRITNYVRNLIKNDSTNVRLGLSITESINSTGISKLKTANSISAYAPTMSVLSPLGTILYGTNNPPVPGPNPGQPYKQRLKLEIYYTKPN; translated from the coding sequence ATGTACAAAAAAACATTTTTACACCCCCTTTTATTTGGATTAGTTACTATTCTTTTCATTTCTTGTGATAAGGATTATAATGAAATAGGAACGAATATTGTTGGCGATGACCACTTTGGTTTTGAAGTTGATACAACTTCTACAATAAAAGCATATAATCAAAAATTAGGAGAAATTGCTTCTAATAATTTGCCAATTAATGCTTTGGGGTTTTACACCAATCCAGCTTTTGGTACTACGCAAGCTAATTTTGTAACACAAGTTGAACTAGCAGCTATCAATCCAACTTTCAATAACACGACACCGGGCGATTATTCTACTGATATTGGTCACGGCCCAACTGCTATTGATAGTGTAGTAATGGAAATCCCCTATTTTAAAACGTTAAAAACGGCTAACACTGATGGGACTAACATCTACAGATTGGATTCAATATACGGAGCAAAACCATATGACATTGAAACTCCTGCTGAGGTTAGTTCAAAGTTCAAATTAAGTATTTTTCAATCCAATTATTTTTTAAGAGATTTAGACCCTGACCAATCTTTGATAGAACAACAATTGTATTACACAGGGCAAAATCAAGATGATGTTATTAATAACAACAAAATTCCTGTTTTACTGAATGACGCGCCTCTTGTTAACGTAACAGATGGAATACAAAATGCAGATGGCCATGAGAACGATAATTTCTATTTTGACAAAAGAGAACACAAAACAAAAAGCCTTGCGTCAGATGGTGTAACTCCAGTTTATACCAGAAGTGTCCCTTCTATGCGTTTGCATTTGAATAAAACCATTTTTGCCAATCTTATATTTAATGCTCCAAGTGGAAAGTTAACGGATAATACCACATTTAAAAATTATTTTAGAGGATTATATTTCAAAGTGGAGAATGGGAATCCTGGTAATATGGCAATGCTTAATTTCAAAGGAGGAAAAATAACATTATATTACAACGAAGACAATAAAACAACCTCTTCTACTGGAGTTGTAACTTACACCAGAGAAAATAAATCATTTATATTGAATTTAACTGGAAACTCTATCAGTTTATTGAAAAATTCATTGGAAAATACTGATTATTTAAATGCCGCAAACAGCTCTCAAGAAGCCTCTGAGATTTATTTAAAAGGAGGGCAAGGATCTATGGCTTATATTGATTTATTTGGCTCGACTGATACAAAAGGCTATGTTCTTAATTCGGCTTATAATTCAAATTTGCCTATTAGCGCAACCAATCAAAAATATACACTTACTGGGCCAAATGGGAAACCTGATGAAATTGATGATATCATATATAACGGTTGGCTTATCAATGAAGCGAATCTAACTTTTAACATCAAAAAATCAGCCATGTCGGATACCAAAACGATTGAGCCCAATCGTATCTTTCTTTATGATTTAACCCATAAGAAGGCATTAGTTGATTATACCTATGACGGAACTACTGATAGTAGTTATCCAAAAAACAATAAATATATCTTTGGTGGAATTCTTTTAGATAATAATAATGCCATATTAAAACAAAGAGATGCTACAACAGGTGAAATTACTAATAAAGGAACTAAATACAAAATCAGAATTACTAACTATGTTAGAAATTTAATCAAGAATGACTCAACCAATGTAAGACTAGGTTTGTCAATAACTGAAAGTATAAACAGTACGGGGATTTCTAAACTAAAAACAGCCAACAGTATTTCTGCCTATGCACCAACAATGTCGGTTTTAAGTCCGTTGGGTACAATATTATATGGGACTAATAATCCGCCCGTTCCAGGACCCAATCCTGGACAACCTTATAAGCAAAGATTAAAACTTGAAATTTATTATACAAAACCTAATTAA
- a CDS encoding glycogen/starch synthase yields MEDKRILYVSSEVVPYLAENEVSLMSYDVPKMINDQGGQIRIFMPRYGNINERRHQLHEVIRLSGMNLVVNDLDMPLIIKVASIPKERIQVYFIDNDEYFKRKATFSDEDGVLYADNDERAIFFAKGVVETVKKLNWVPDIIHVHGWMASLLPIYMKHYYKDEALFSETKIVTSVYGQSFEGNLDIEMINKIKFDNIPHEAIQELETPNYENLIKASVNHSDGVIIASENVSASLTKFIESSGKPFLSFASKDKFTEAYTNFYKSMLS; encoded by the coding sequence ATGGAAGATAAGAGGATATTGTATGTATCATCTGAAGTGGTGCCGTATTTGGCTGAAAATGAGGTTTCTTTAATGTCTTATGATGTTCCCAAAATGATTAATGATCAGGGCGGACAGATAAGAATTTTTATGCCAAGATATGGAAATATCAATGAGAGAAGACATCAATTGCATGAAGTTATCCGATTGTCGGGAATGAATTTAGTCGTGAATGATTTGGATATGCCTTTGATAATTAAAGTTGCGTCTATTCCAAAAGAGAGAATTCAGGTTTATTTTATTGACAATGATGAGTATTTTAAAAGAAAAGCCACATTCAGTGATGAAGACGGTGTTCTTTATGCTGATAATGATGAAAGAGCTATTTTCTTTGCCAAAGGTGTTGTTGAAACCGTAAAAAAATTAAATTGGGTTCCAGATATTATTCATGTTCACGGTTGGATGGCTAGTTTGTTGCCTATTTACATGAAACATTACTATAAAGACGAGGCTTTATTTTCTGAAACTAAGATTGTAACTTCGGTTTATGGTCAATCTTTTGAAGGCAATTTAGATATTGAAATGATTAACAAAATAAAATTTGACAACATCCCTCACGAAGCCATTCAAGAATTGGAAACTCCAAATTATGAAAATCTTATCAAAGCTTCCGTAAACCATTCTGATGGGGTGATTATTGCCTCTGAAAATGTGTCGGCAAGTTTAACAAAATTTATAGAATCTTCAGGAAAACCTTTTTTATCTTTCGCCTCGAAAGACAAATTTACCGAAGCCTACACCAACTTTTATAAAAGTATGCTTTCTTAA
- the panC gene encoding pantoate--beta-alanine ligase: protein MLIFKTQNELVSHLNSVSNTATSIGFVPTMGALHQGHLSLLKEALQNNSLVVISIFVNPTQFNNPEDLAKYPRTLTSDIEKIKTVSDKIIVYAPSVDDIYEGKTISQHFDFDGLENQMEGKFRPGHFDGVGTIVKRLFEIVQPTNAYFGEKDFQQLQIVKKMVQKTKLPVTVLGCPIFREPNGLAMSSRNERLSEKERNEAAIIFKTLLQTQKLFKTKSSNEVTQIVVKTFENYKNFELEYFQIADEATLLPCIRKSKTKKYRAFIAVFVNNVRLIDTISLN from the coding sequence ATGCTTATTTTTAAGACTCAAAATGAATTAGTATCTCATCTGAATTCTGTTTCAAACACAGCAACTTCAATAGGTTTTGTACCCACTATGGGAGCGCTTCATCAGGGACATTTGTCTTTATTGAAAGAAGCATTACAAAACAACAGCCTTGTTGTGATTAGTATTTTTGTTAATCCAACGCAGTTTAATAATCCTGAAGATTTAGCAAAATATCCAAGAACCTTAACATCAGATATTGAAAAAATAAAAACAGTTTCTGATAAAATCATTGTTTATGCTCCAAGTGTAGATGATATTTATGAAGGAAAAACCATTTCGCAACATTTTGATTTTGATGGATTGGAAAACCAAATGGAAGGCAAGTTCAGGCCAGGTCATTTTGATGGTGTGGGAACGATTGTAAAACGATTATTTGAAATTGTACAACCGACTAACGCTTATTTTGGCGAAAAAGATTTTCAACAATTGCAAATCGTAAAAAAAATGGTGCAAAAAACGAAACTCCCTGTTACAGTTCTTGGCTGCCCAATTTTCAGAGAACCAAACGGATTAGCGATGAGTTCGCGTAATGAAAGGCTTTCAGAAAAGGAAAGAAATGAAGCTGCCATTATCTTCAAAACATTATTGCAGACGCAAAAACTTTTCAAGACAAAATCAAGTAATGAGGTAACTCAAATTGTTGTTAAAACATTTGAAAACTATAAAAACTTTGAATTGGAATACTTTCAAATTGCCGATGAAGCTACTTTATTACCCTGCATTCGAAAAAGTAAAACCAAAAAATACCGAGCCTTCATTGCAGTCTTTGTGAACAATGTCAGATTGATTGATACGATTTCATTAAATTAA
- the panD gene encoding aspartate 1-decarboxylase encodes MQIEVVKSKIHRVKVTGADLNYVGSITIDEVLMEAANLIEGEKVSIVNVNNGERFETYVIKGNKNSGEITLNGPAARKVHKGDIIIIMSYALMDFEEAKSFKPWLVFPNENTNSLT; translated from the coding sequence ATGCAAATTGAAGTTGTAAAATCTAAAATTCATCGAGTAAAAGTAACCGGTGCCGATTTAAATTATGTTGGTAGTATAACCATTGACGAAGTCTTAATGGAAGCAGCAAATCTGATTGAAGGCGAAAAGGTTTCTATTGTCAATGTAAATAATGGGGAGCGTTTTGAAACCTATGTTATCAAAGGAAATAAAAACTCAGGCGAAATTACGCTGAATGGTCCAGCAGCAAGAAAAGTACACAAAGGTGATATTATCATCATTATGTCCTACGCTTTAATGGATTTTGAAGAAGCCAAAAGTTTCAAACCATGGCTGGTTTTTCCCAACGAAAACACTAATTCCCTCACCTAA
- a CDS encoding lysylphosphatidylglycerol synthase transmembrane domain-containing protein, which produces MKKQIVKLLTVFVPLLIGIGIIYYQFTTLTAQEIEKIKISFEKANYYYILLSLVFAIIGYWSRAYRWRFALNHLGYQTKFHNNFFTVCVSYLVNLTVPRSGEITRAVLLKKYEDVPFDKAFGTIVAERIVDLFIFFLFVFIGFVSQFDKIYQFLLSENVSLQSLIITAIFGLVLFVVFVLIWIYAEWKIILKLKEKMSGLMEGMTTIYKMKDKWKYIFHSFFIWFTYLMMFYVVIFAMPETATISFDIVVMGFIFGSLAVGFSNGGLGAYPFSIALVFSLYGITKDVGTAFGWLAWASQTILAILLGLISYVLLPLLNRNK; this is translated from the coding sequence TTGAAAAAACAAATAGTCAAATTACTGACAGTCTTTGTTCCTCTTTTAATAGGGATAGGAATTATATACTATCAATTTACAACCTTAACTGCGCAGGAAATTGAAAAGATAAAAATCAGTTTTGAAAAGGCAAATTACTATTACATACTGCTTTCACTAGTATTTGCCATTATTGGCTATTGGTCAAGAGCCTACCGATGGAGATTCGCTTTAAATCATTTGGGCTATCAAACGAAATTCCATAATAACTTTTTTACCGTTTGTGTTTCTTATTTGGTAAATCTGACAGTTCCTCGTTCCGGAGAAATCACACGTGCGGTGTTATTAAAAAAATACGAAGATGTTCCTTTTGACAAAGCATTTGGGACTATTGTAGCCGAAAGAATAGTCGATTTATTTATCTTTTTTTTATTTGTATTCATTGGGTTTGTTTCTCAGTTTGATAAAATTTACCAATTCCTTTTGAGCGAAAATGTATCGCTTCAATCTCTAATAATAACCGCAATCTTTGGGTTAGTTTTATTCGTTGTTTTTGTTCTAATTTGGATTTACGCCGAATGGAAAATCATTCTAAAACTAAAGGAAAAAATGTCAGGATTAATGGAAGGAATGACCACCATTTATAAAATGAAAGACAAATGGAAATATATTTTTCATTCCTTTTTTATTTGGTTTACTTATTTAATGATGTTTTATGTAGTCATATTTGCTATGCCTGAAACGGCTACTATCAGCTTCGATATCGTTGTTATGGGATTCATTTTTGGTAGCCTTGCTGTAGGTTTTTCTAACGGAGGCTTGGGAGCTTATCCTTTCTCTATAGCACTTGTTTTTTCCCTTTACGGAATTACTAAAGATGTGGGAACTGCTTTTGGATGGCTTGCTTGGGCTTCACAAACTATTCTAGCCATTCTCCTCGGATTGATTTCCTATGTTTTACTCCCGCTATTGAATAGGAATAAATAA
- a CDS encoding alpha/beta hydrolase encodes MKKSILFLFFVCSNALFSQKVTDSITSKRLNEDRQITIGLPPSYDKHPNQKYPVLLLLDGDFLFDPFQGALSYGYYWDDLPEVIIVGISQNKNNERETDCAVDETTGLPTEKGEGFFEFIGMELLPYIDKKYRTAPFKIVAGLDTTAGFLNCYLYKDNPIFDAFISMSPELPTGMEEQIPDRLAAIQKPLFYYHSTADGDVKKMRNRIQALDEGVKKIKKETLNYQFDDFKGASHYSLVLNSIPSALYQIFSVYQPISTTEFNEKIAVLTSGYVDYLQKKYEVIEKSFALKLPIRLNDFKAIEAAILKNKAYDEFDKLAQLARKNYPKSMLADYEMGQMYEKKGDNAKAVKSYLSAFQREEIGDLTKDMMIDRADELKKSLPKKGKKGKEEPVVEETPPADTPTDATPTDTPAPKETPAPKEDKKQ; translated from the coding sequence ATGAAAAAAAGTATCCTGTTTTTATTTTTCGTTTGTTCTAATGCTCTATTTTCTCAAAAAGTAACGGATAGTATTACGTCCAAAAGACTTAATGAAGACCGACAAATAACCATTGGTTTACCTCCATCTTATGATAAGCATCCAAATCAAAAATATCCAGTATTGCTTTTACTTGACGGCGATTTCCTATTTGACCCTTTTCAAGGAGCTTTAAGTTATGGCTACTATTGGGACGATTTACCAGAAGTAATTATTGTTGGGATTAGTCAAAATAAAAATAACGAACGTGAAACCGATTGTGCTGTAGACGAAACTACGGGTTTACCAACCGAAAAAGGAGAAGGTTTCTTTGAATTTATTGGAATGGAGTTGTTGCCTTATATTGATAAAAAATATAGAACAGCGCCATTTAAAATTGTAGCAGGATTAGATACTACCGCAGGTTTTTTAAATTGCTATCTCTACAAAGACAACCCGATTTTTGACGCTTTTATTTCAATGAGTCCTGAACTTCCAACTGGAATGGAAGAACAAATCCCAGACCGATTAGCCGCCATTCAAAAGCCTCTTTTCTACTATCACTCTACTGCTGATGGTGATGTGAAAAAGATGCGTAATCGAATTCAAGCGCTAGATGAAGGAGTAAAAAAAATCAAGAAAGAAACACTGAATTACCAGTTTGACGATTTCAAAGGAGCTTCACATTATTCCTTGGTTTTAAATTCGATTCCAAGTGCTTTATACCAAATATTCTCAGTATATCAACCTATTTCTACAACTGAATTCAATGAAAAAATTGCTGTATTGACTTCGGGGTATGTTGATTATTTACAAAAAAAATATGAAGTAATCGAAAAATCTTTTGCCCTAAAATTACCTATTCGTTTAAATGATTTTAAAGCTATTGAAGCTGCAATTTTAAAAAACAAAGCCTACGATGAATTTGATAAATTAGCACAGTTAGCTCGAAAAAATTACCCTAAATCCATGCTTGCTGATTATGAAATGGGTCAGATGTATGAGAAAAAAGGAGATAATGCTAAAGCCGTTAAATCCTATTTGAGTGCTTTTCAAAGAGAGGAAATAGGAGATTTGACCAAAGATATGATGATTGATAGAGCCGATGAATTGAAAAAAAGTTTGCCTAAAAAAGGGAAAAAAGGAAAAGAAGAACCAGTCGTTGAAGAAACGCCACCAGCTGACACTCCAACCGATGCAACTCCTACAGATACGCCAGCACCAAAAGAAACTCCTGCGCCAAAAGAAGATAAAAAACAATAA
- the radA gene encoding DNA repair protein RadA has protein sequence MSKIKTTFFCQNCGSQYAKWQGQCNSCKEWNTIAEEIIQKEEKTSWKPTSTESKRVSKPLRIKEIDATQEARMDSTDGEFNRVLGGGIVPGSLILLGGEPGIGKSTLLLQISLKLPYKTLYVSGEESQKQIKMRAERINPNSDNCYILTETKTQNIFRHILETEPDIVIIDSIQTLHTDYIDSTPGSISQIRETTAELIKFAKETNIPVILIGHITKDGSIAGPKILEHMVDTVIQFEGDRNHVYRILRSLKNRFGSTAELGIYEMQGSGLREVTNPSEILISHREEELSGTAIASTLEGMRPLMIEIQALVSTAVYGTPQRSTTGYNAKRLNMILAVLEKRAGFRLGTKDVFLNVTGGISVDDPAIDLAVVAAILSSNEDIAIGKQYCFAGEVGLSGEIRPVNRVEQRIQEAEKLGFETIFVSKYNKIAIKNPLIKIVLVSKIEEVVEQLFG, from the coding sequence ATGTCTAAAATAAAAACGACTTTTTTTTGTCAAAATTGTGGGTCTCAATACGCCAAATGGCAAGGCCAATGCAATTCGTGCAAAGAATGGAATACCATTGCTGAAGAAATTATACAAAAAGAAGAGAAAACCAGTTGGAAACCCACTTCAACAGAATCAAAAAGAGTCTCTAAACCATTAAGGATAAAAGAAATTGATGCTACTCAAGAAGCCCGGATGGATAGCACAGATGGCGAATTTAACCGAGTGCTTGGAGGCGGAATTGTTCCGGGTTCCTTAATTCTTTTAGGCGGTGAGCCAGGGATAGGGAAGAGTACTTTATTACTCCAAATTTCACTAAAATTACCCTACAAAACGCTGTATGTTTCGGGAGAAGAAAGTCAGAAACAAATCAAAATGAGAGCAGAACGCATCAATCCAAATAGCGACAACTGCTACATTTTAACCGAAACCAAAACGCAAAATATCTTTAGACATATTCTAGAAACCGAACCCGATATTGTGATTATCGATTCGATTCAAACCTTACATACGGATTATATTGATTCGACTCCGGGAAGCATTTCTCAAATTCGAGAAACCACAGCCGAGTTGATAAAATTTGCTAAAGAAACTAACATCCCTGTTATTCTGATTGGTCATATTACCAAAGACGGAAGTATTGCCGGACCAAAAATATTAGAACATATGGTGGATACTGTTATCCAATTTGAAGGTGACAGAAATCATGTGTATCGCATCCTTCGATCACTAAAAAACCGATTTGGTTCTACAGCCGAATTAGGAATATACGAAATGCAAGGTTCTGGCTTAAGAGAGGTGACTAATCCTTCAGAGATTCTAATTTCGCATCGAGAAGAAGAACTCTCAGGAACGGCTATTGCTTCCACTTTAGAAGGCATGAGACCTTTGATGATAGAAATTCAAGCCTTGGTTTCAACAGCAGTTTATGGAACGCCACAAAGAAGTACCACAGGATATAACGCTAAACGATTGAATATGATTTTGGCGGTTTTAGAGAAGCGAGCTGGATTTCGATTAGGAACAAAAGATGTTTTTTTAAATGTTACTGGAGGTATTTCTGTTGATGATCCGGCTATTGATTTGGCTGTTGTGGCTGCCATACTTTCTTCTAACGAAGATATTGCCATTGGGAAACAATATTGCTTTGCTGGCGAAGTAGGACTTTCTGGAGAAATCCGCCCAGTAAATAGAGTAGAACAACGCATTCAAGAAGCCGAAAAGCTTGGTTTTGAAACGATTTTTGTGTCTAAATACAATAAGATTGCCATCAAAAATCCGTTAATTAAAATTGTTTTGGTTTCTAAAATTGAAGAAGTAGTGGAGCAATTATTTGGCTAA
- a CDS encoding gliding motility lipoprotein GldH, which yields MKTKSLLLIAFLFIVLSCNSSSTFNQFDKMPENNHWDKSDVKQYEFEIKDDTKLYNIVFEFSHVYDYQFASVPIQFSIESPDGKTENLAIDMPIRESDGKEIADCSGDVCDLKYRIKEKTTLSKGIYKITISQDFKMATFLPNVIGVGLNVDSVK from the coding sequence ATGAAAACAAAATCACTACTCTTAATTGCATTTCTTTTTATTGTATTGTCTTGTAATTCTTCAAGCACTTTTAATCAATTTGATAAAATGCCCGAAAATAATCATTGGGATAAATCAGATGTCAAACAGTATGAATTTGAAATTAAAGACGATACCAAATTATACAATATTGTATTTGAATTCAGTCATGTTTATGATTATCAATTCGCAAGTGTTCCCATCCAATTTTCTATTGAAAGTCCCGACGGTAAAACGGAAAATTTAGCAATTGATATGCCCATAAGAGAATCCGACGGTAAAGAAATTGCCGACTGTTCCGGAGATGTATGTGATTTAAAATACCGAATAAAAGAAAAAACAACACTTTCCAAAGGAATTTATAAAATTACTATTTCACAAGATTTTAAAATGGCTACCTTTCTTCCCAATGTCATCGGAGTTGGATTAAATGTTGATAGTGTAAAATAA
- a CDS encoding transglycosylase domain-containing protein codes for MKNTKQKAFLFLKIVGIIILLGLALVFAFRNTILEKVIHRIDAKLDKDYQCHFTIEKAQFQGLTNIEFQHIYLVPKQADTLVRIDELKTSVNFWKLLVGDIQLGKLEINKGYIQLVKTKNGSNFDAFLRSKKDKKDNEEVNYAKLLNRITSKLMDLVPTDMNVKGFAFKIDDKGNKVVFDFNQLALADKKLNTLIQVTSDNFSQQWSINGFADPRDRKADLQFFNAQSDTIRIPFLDKKFNLKTGFKSIHFNLDNLAMDSGELHIDGYSSIQDLFVNHPKIAGKDVVVKNARFDYHWIVGKRFMALDSTSTIQLNTIKCQPYISYTNEEDKVYALKLTIPKMKAQDFIVSLPSGLFRHFEGMEAQGNFSYVLNFEYNNHKPKEVIFTSKLNPENLKIIKYGEADLNKINGEFVYRANDKGVLQRPILVGSGNPNFTPMAEISPYLQKCVLTSEDPSFMTHRGFINEAFRESITKNIRTKKFSRGASTISMQLVKNVFLTREKTLSRKLEEILLVYILENNHISTKERMLEVYFNIIEWGPNIYGIGEASHFYFQKPPRDLNVNECLFLATIIPSPKGFMYRFDAEHKLKIGPKQQEKFLTNLMFRRNLLTANDTIDNFPLSISGPAQSYLKQKAKTTVIDSLETNEFEF; via the coding sequence ATGAAAAACACAAAACAAAAAGCATTTCTATTTCTCAAAATAGTAGGTATCATTATACTGCTGGGATTAGCTTTGGTTTTTGCTTTTCGGAATACCATTTTAGAAAAAGTCATTCATCGTATTGACGCCAAATTGGATAAAGACTATCAATGTCATTTTACTATTGAAAAAGCCCAATTTCAGGGGTTGACTAACATCGAATTTCAGCATATTTATTTGGTTCCAAAACAAGCCGATACTTTGGTTCGCATTGACGAATTGAAAACCAGTGTTAACTTTTGGAAACTTTTGGTGGGAGATATTCAATTGGGAAAACTAGAAATCAATAAAGGCTATATTCAGTTGGTAAAAACCAAAAATGGAAGCAACTTTGACGCTTTTCTTCGTTCGAAAAAAGATAAAAAAGACAATGAAGAAGTCAATTATGCGAAGCTTCTAAATCGTATAACTTCTAAGTTGATGGATTTAGTTCCAACCGATATGAACGTTAAAGGATTTGCCTTTAAGATTGATGACAAAGGGAATAAAGTCGTCTTCGATTTTAATCAATTGGCTTTAGCCGATAAAAAACTGAATACACTAATTCAAGTTACTTCGGATAATTTTTCACAACAATGGAGCATTAATGGTTTTGCGGATCCTAGAGATAGGAAAGCCGATTTACAGTTTTTCAATGCTCAAAGTGATACCATTCGTATTCCGTTTTTAGACAAAAAATTCAATTTGAAGACCGGATTTAAATCCATTCATTTCAACTTAGACAATCTTGCTATGGACAGCGGGGAATTGCATATTGATGGGTATTCTTCTATTCAGGATTTATTTGTTAATCATCCTAAAATAGCTGGAAAAGATGTTGTTGTAAAAAATGCCCGCTTTGATTATCATTGGATTGTAGGCAAGCGTTTTATGGCGTTAGACAGTACTTCGACTATTCAATTGAATACAATTAAGTGTCAACCTTATATTTCTTATACAAACGAAGAAGACAAAGTATATGCGCTCAAATTGACCATACCAAAAATGAAAGCACAAGACTTTATAGTGTCTTTGCCAAGCGGTTTATTTCGTCATTTTGAAGGAATGGAAGCCCAAGGAAATTTTAGCTATGTTTTGAATTTTGAATACAACAACCACAAACCAAAAGAGGTTATTTTTACCAGTAAACTCAACCCTGAAAATTTAAAAATCATTAAATATGGTGAAGCCGATTTGAATAAAATCAATGGTGAATTTGTTTATAGAGCTAATGATAAAGGAGTATTGCAACGTCCGATTTTAGTAGGCTCAGGGAATCCAAATTTTACACCGATGGCCGAAATTTCTCCGTATTTGCAAAAATGTGTGTTGACTAGCGAGGATCCCTCTTTCATGACACATCGGGGTTTTATCAATGAAGCTTTTAGAGAATCCATTACTAAAAATATTCGAACAAAGAAATTCTCACGCGGAGCCAGTACTATCAGCATGCAATTAGTAAAAAATGTTTTCCTAACACGCGAAAAAACATTATCCCGAAAATTGGAAGAAATTTTATTGGTTTATATCCTTGAAAACAATCACATCAGCACCAAAGAACGAATGCTTGAAGTGTATTTCAATATCATCGAATGGGGACCAAACATTTATGGCATCGGAGAAGCTTCACACTTTTATTTTCAAAAACCACCTCGTGATTTGAATGTGAATGAATGCTTATTTTTGGCCACTATTATTCCAAGCCCAAAAGGATTTATGTACCGATTTGATGCCGAACATAAATTAAAGATAGGACCAAAACAACAAGAAAAATTCTTGACTAACCTGATGTTCCGTAGAAATTTATTAACAGCCAATGATACTATTGATAATTTCCCGTTGTCTATTTCTGGACCTGCGCAATCTTATTTAAAACAAAAAGCAAAAACTACTGTGATTGATAGTTTAGAGACCAACGAATTTGAGTTTTAA